In Fusarium oxysporum f. sp. lycopersici 4287 chromosome 2, whole genome shotgun sequence, a genomic segment contains:
- a CDS encoding STE/STE20/PAKA protein kinase: MDGPGYTSASSASAHTATSHRRKLIKKPPTYAYARSSSGFDGGAFDAQSLESKRSSQSLRRAPSAPPARSNPATVSDWQDSDRSHPQLSANSNTLRPVPSPISPQGDFTPANHWAPVPRHPDRLSDSHLRPLSKTAVPDDLIGAPFDGAAILNRIESIKIPSPKAAAPRQFPPQIVKAPTDSRLASPALRTSTSFSAMDSSLNEKSLGGPRAPTDGPSVNPKRYSDDGKDLKPAVLRKKSGFSGFMNSLVGSPKKPVISAPENPVHVTHVGYDSSTGQFTGLPKEWQRLINESGIPEKERRENPQTMVDILQFYKETTERPPEDQVLEKFHHAGQYATSPATAASPGMYPSNYMGMSPNNISPTNPRFPTVNHEGSFENPRAPPPVPRGQVGKDLMPSRPAPKPPVSMSNRHMPQGAYSTKDSGIGMSQSGDESYGISKDAGPMLPEEHRSRSNSRVTGPTYAPTAPQPNPQLAQAQAAAYQQQLMQQQQEQAMAQAQAAMSGGIGRAPSKRTPHPQNPNMQAAPGYGRAPESNGMHNAPRQQTPGAAVPGARPRHRARQSAGLDIVAALKRICSEGDPRDIYRGFNKIGQGASGGVFTGHERGTNRLVAIKQMNLEQQPKKDLIINEILVMKDSSHPNIVNFIDSYLCGGELWVVMEFMEGGSLTDVVTFNIMSEGQIASVCRETLLGLQHLHSKGVIHRDIKSDNILLSLEGKIKLSE; the protein is encoded by the exons ATGGACGGCCCCGGATATACCTCTGCGTCGTCTGCGTCTGCTCATACCGCAACTTCACATCGTCGAAAGCTCATCAAGAAACCTCCCACTTACGCCTACGCTCGCTCCTCCTCTGGCTTCGATGGTGGTGCCTTCGACGCCCAGTCCCTCGAGAGCAAACGCAGTTCCCAGAGTCTGAGAAGAGCCCCCAGCGCTCCCCCAGCCCGGTCAAACCCTGCGACCGTGTCCGACTGGCAAGACTCTGAtcgatctcatcctcaatTATCcgccaacagcaacaccCTAAGACCTGTCCCATCGCCCATCTCACCCCAGGGCGACTTTACCCCCGCTAATCACTGGGCGCCTGTCCCCCGTCATCCCGACCGTCTCTCCGATTCTCACCTCCGCCCTCTCAGTAAGACAGCCGTGCCTGACGACCTGATCGGCGCTCCTTTTGACGGCGCTGCTATTCTGAACCGCATCGAATCGATAAAGATTCCTAGTCCGAAGGCTGCTGCCCCTCGTCAATTCCCGCCCCAAATCGTCAAGGCGCCCACCGACTCTAGGCTCGCTAGCCCTGCCCTACGAACTTCGACCAGCTTCTCCGCGATGGACTCGTCTTTGAACGAGAAGAGTCTGGGCGGCCCAAGGGCTCCAACTGATGGGCCTTCGGTCAACCCCAAGAGATATTCCGACGATGGCAAGGACCTCAAGCCTGCTGTTCTGCGAAAGAAGTCAGGATTTTCCGGTTTCATGAACAGTTTGGTAGGATCGCCCAAGAAGCCCGTTATCTCTGCACCCGAGAATCCCGTCCACGTTACTCATGTTGGCTATGATAGTTCCACAGGCCAGTTCACA GGTCTGCCAAAAGAATGGCAGCGGCTTATCAACGAAAGCGGAATTCCTGAAAAGGAAAGGCGAGAAAACCCGCAAACTATGGTTGATATCTTGCAGTTCTACAAAGAGACCACGGAGAGGCCCCCAGAGGATCAGGTCCTTGAGAAATTTCATCATGCTGGTCAGTATGCCACCTCTCCGGCAACTGCAGCATCACCGGGCATGTACCCGTCAAACTATATGGGTATGTCACCGAACAATATTTCACCTACGAACCCCAGGTTTCCAACTGTCAATCATGAAGGAAGTTTTGAGAATCCCCGAGCACCACCGCCTGTTCCCCGAGGCCAGGTTGGTAAGGACCTGATGCCCAGTCGCCCAGCCCCGAAACCGCCCGTCAGCATGAGCAATCGACATATGCCTCAAGGCGCATACTCGACCAAGGACTCAGGCATCGGTATGTCTCAGTCCGGCGACGAATCCTACGGCATATCAAAGGATGCTGGCCCTATGCTCCCCGAAGAGCACCGATCGAGATCCAATTCGCGCGTCACTGGACCTACATACGCCCCAACTGCACCGCAACCCAACCCACAGCTCGCCCAGGCGCAAGCCGCCgcttatcaacaacaacttatgcagcagcagcaagagcaagCCATGGCCCAGGCCCAAGCTGCCATGTCTGGCGGTATCGGCCGTGCTCCTAGTAAACGAACTCCTCATCCCCAGAACCCGAACATGCAGGCAGCTCCTGGATACGGCCGTGCCCCCGAGTCTAATGGTATGCACAACGCTCCTCGTCAGCAGACTCCTGGAGCAGCCGTGCCTGGGGCTAGGCCACGACACCGGGCTCGTCAGAGCGCAGGTCTTGATATTGTTGCTGCCCTTAAGCGCATCTGTAGCGAAGGCGACCCTCGAGACATATACCGAGGATTCAACAAGATCGGCCAGGGTGCATCTGGAGGTGTTTTCACTGGTCACGAGCGTGGCACGAACAGATTGGTGGCTATCAAGCAGATGAATCTCGAACAGCAACCTAAGAAGGACCTGATTATCAACGAGATTCTTGTCATGAAGGATAGTTCACATCccaacatcgtcaacttTATCGACAGTTATCTGTGTGGTGGCGAGCTGTGGGTCGTCATGGAGTTTATGGAGGGAGGCAGCCTTACGGATGTTGTCACCTTCAATATCATGTCCGAGGGGCAGATCGCTTCTGTGTGTCGCGAGACCCTTCTTGGTCTGCAACATCTGCATTCCAAGGGAGTCATTCACCGAGATATCAAGTCGGACAACATCTTGCTGTCCCTGGAgggcaagatcaagctgaGTGAGTGA
- a CDS encoding STE/STE20/PAKA protein kinase yields the protein MDGPGYTSASSASAHTATSHRRKLIKKPPTYAYARSSSGFDGGAFDAQSLESKRSSQSLRRAPSAPPARSNPATVSDWQDSDRSHPQLSANSNTLRPVPSPISPQGDFTPANHWAPVPRHPDRLSDSHLRPLSKTAVPDDLIGAPFDGAAILNRIESIKIPSPKAAAPRQFPPQIVKAPTDSRLASPALRTSTSFSAMDSSLNEKSLGGPRAPTDGPSVNPKRYSDDGKDLKPAVLRKKSGFSGFMNSLVGSPKKPVISAPENPVHVTHVGYDSSTGQFTGLPKEWQRLINESGIPEKERRENPQTMVDILQFYKETTERPPEDQVLEKFHHAGQYATSPATAASPGMYPSNYMGSFENPRAPPPVPRGQVGKDLMPSRPAPKPPVSMSNRHMPQGAYSTKDSGIGMSQSGDESYGISKDAGPMLPEEHRSRSNSRVTGPTYAPTAPQPNPQLAQAQAAAYQQQLMQQQQEQAMAQAQAAMSGGIGRAPSKRTPHPQNPNMQAAPGYGRAPESNGMHNAPRQQTPGAAVPGARPRHRARQSAGLDIVAALKRICSEGDPRDIYRGFNKIGQGASGGVFTGHERGTNRLVAIKQMNLEQQPKKDLIINEILVMKDSSHPNIVNFIDSYLCGGELWVVMEFMEGGSLTDVVTFNIMSEGQIASVCRETLLGLQHLHSKGVIHRDIKSDNILLSLEGKIKLTDFGFCATINEAQNKRTTMVGTPYWMAPEVVTRKEYGRKVDIWSLGIMAIEMIEGEPPYLTESPLRALWLIATNGTPHIKNEQDLSPVFKDFLYFALKVDPEKRASAHDLLRHEFMKQCVDLGQLSPLVRAAREQRAQEKARKGQ from the exons ATGGACGGCCCCGGATATACCTCTGCGTCGTCTGCGTCTGCTCATACCGCAACTTCACATCGTCGAAAGCTCATCAAGAAACCTCCCACTTACGCCTACGCTCGCTCCTCCTCTGGCTTCGATGGTGGTGCCTTCGACGCCCAGTCCCTCGAGAGCAAACGCAGTTCCCAGAGTCTGAGAAGAGCCCCCAGCGCTCCCCCAGCCCGGTCAAACCCTGCGACCGTGTCCGACTGGCAAGACTCTGAtcgatctcatcctcaatTATCcgccaacagcaacaccCTAAGACCTGTCCCATCGCCCATCTCACCCCAGGGCGACTTTACCCCCGCTAATCACTGGGCGCCTGTCCCCCGTCATCCCGACCGTCTCTCCGATTCTCACCTCCGCCCTCTCAGTAAGACAGCCGTGCCTGACGACCTGATCGGCGCTCCTTTTGACGGCGCTGCTATTCTGAACCGCATCGAATCGATAAAGATTCCTAGTCCGAAGGCTGCTGCCCCTCGTCAATTCCCGCCCCAAATCGTCAAGGCGCCCACCGACTCTAGGCTCGCTAGCCCTGCCCTACGAACTTCGACCAGCTTCTCCGCGATGGACTCGTCTTTGAACGAGAAGAGTCTGGGCGGCCCAAGGGCTCCAACTGATGGGCCTTCGGTCAACCCCAAGAGATATTCCGACGATGGCAAGGACCTCAAGCCTGCTGTTCTGCGAAAGAAGTCAGGATTTTCCGGTTTCATGAACAGTTTGGTAGGATCGCCCAAGAAGCCCGTTATCTCTGCACCCGAGAATCCCGTCCACGTTACTCATGTTGGCTATGATAGTTCCACAGGCCAGTTCACA GGTCTGCCAAAAGAATGGCAGCGGCTTATCAACGAAAGCGGAATTCCTGAAAAGGAAAGGCGAGAAAACCCGCAAACTATGGTTGATATCTTGCAGTTCTACAAAGAGACCACGGAGAGGCCCCCAGAGGATCAGGTCCTTGAGAAATTTCATCATGCTGGTCAGTATGCCACCTCTCCGGCAACTGCAGCATCACCGGGCATGTACCCGTCAAACTATATGG GAAGTTTTGAGAATCCCCGAGCACCACCGCCTGTTCCCCGAGGCCAGGTTGGTAAGGACCTGATGCCCAGTCGCCCAGCCCCGAAACCGCCCGTCAGCATGAGCAATCGACATATGCCTCAAGGCGCATACTCGACCAAGGACTCAGGCATCGGTATGTCTCAGTCCGGCGACGAATCCTACGGCATATCAAAGGATGCTGGCCCTATGCTCCCCGAAGAGCACCGATCGAGATCCAATTCGCGCGTCACTGGACCTACATACGCCCCAACTGCACCGCAACCCAACCCACAGCTCGCCCAGGCGCAAGCCGCCgcttatcaacaacaacttatgcagcagcagcaagagcaagCCATGGCCCAGGCCCAAGCTGCCATGTCTGGCGGTATCGGCCGTGCTCCTAGTAAACGAACTCCTCATCCCCAGAACCCGAACATGCAGGCAGCTCCTGGATACGGCCGTGCCCCCGAGTCTAATGGTATGCACAACGCTCCTCGTCAGCAGACTCCTGGAGCAGCCGTGCCTGGGGCTAGGCCACGACACCGGGCTCGTCAGAGCGCAGGTCTTGATATTGTTGCTGCCCTTAAGCGCATCTGTAGCGAAGGCGACCCTCGAGACATATACCGAGGATTCAACAAGATCGGCCAGGGTGCATCTGGAGGTGTTTTCACTGGTCACGAGCGTGGCACGAACAGATTGGTGGCTATCAAGCAGATGAATCTCGAACAGCAACCTAAGAAGGACCTGATTATCAACGAGATTCTTGTCATGAAGGATAGTTCACATCccaacatcgtcaacttTATCGACAGTTATCTGTGTGGTGGCGAGCTGTGGGTCGTCATGGAGTTTATGGAGGGAGGCAGCCTTACGGATGTTGTCACCTTCAATATCATGTCCGAGGGGCAGATCGCTTCTGTGTGTCGCGAGACCCTTCTTGGTCTGCAACATCTGCATTCCAAGGGAGTCATTCACCGAGATATCAAGTCGGACAACATCTTGCTGTCCCTGGAgggcaagatcaagctga CCGATTTTGGATTCTGTGCGACCATCAACGAGGCCCAGAACAAGCGAACAACCATGGTGGGTACACCCTACTGGATGGCGCCCGAGGTCGTTACTAGGAAAGAGTACGGGCGCAAGGTTGACATTTGGTCTCTGGGTATCATGGCTATCGAAATGATAGAAGGCGAGCCACCATACCTGACGGAATCTCCCTTGCGTGCCCTTTGGTTGATTGCAACCAACGGAACTCCTCACATTAAGAATGAGCAGGATCTTTCTCCTGTGTTCAAGGACTTCCTATACTTTGCACTCAAGGTGGATCCGGAGAAGCGAGCCAGTGCTCATGATCTGCTGAGG CATGAATTCATGAAGCAGTGTGTTGATCTAGGTCAACTATCGCCATTGGTGCGAGCCGCTCGAGAACAGAGGGCGCAAGAAAAGGCTCGCAAGGGGCAGTAG
- a CDS encoding STE/STE20/PAKA protein kinase — protein MDGPGYTSASSASAHTATSHRRKLIKKPPTYAYARSSSGFDGGAFDAQSLESKRSSQSLRRAPSAPPARSNPATVSDWQDSDRSHPQLSANSNTLRPVPSPISPQGDFTPANHWAPVPRHPDRLSDSHLRPLSKTAVPDDLIGAPFDGAAILNRIESIKIPSPKAAAPRQFPPQIVKAPTDSRLASPALRTSTSFSAMDSSLNEKSLGGPRAPTDGPSVNPKRYSDDGKDLKPAVLRKKSGFSGFMNSLVGSPKKPVISAPENPVHVTHVGYDSSTGQFTGLPKEWQRLINESGIPEKERRENPQTMVDILQFYKETTERPPEDQVLEKFHHAGQYATSPATAASPGMYPSNYMGSFENPRAPPPVPRGQVGKDLMPSRPAPKPPVSMSNRHMPQGAYSTKDSGIGMSQSGDESYGISKDAGPMLPEEHRSRSNSRVTGPTYAPTAPQPNPQLAQAQAAAYQQQLMQQQQEQAMAQAQAAMSGGIGRAPSKRTPHPQNPNMQAAPGYGRAPESNGMHNAPRQQTPGAAVPGARPRHRARQSAGLDIVAALKRICSEGDPRDIYRGFNKIGQGASGGVFTGHERGTNRLVAIKQMNLEQQPKKDLIINEILVMKDSSHPNIVNFIDSYLCGGELWVVMEFMEGGSLTDVVTFNIMSEGQIASVCRETLLGLQHLHSKGVIHRDIKSDNILLSLEGKIKLTDFGFCATINEAQNKRTTMVGTPYWMAPEVVTRKEYGRKVDIWSLGIMAIEMIEGEPPYLTESPLRALWLIATNGTPHIKNEQDLSPVFKDFLYFALKVDPEKRASAHDLLRVSPQCSPVK, from the exons ATGGACGGCCCCGGATATACCTCTGCGTCGTCTGCGTCTGCTCATACCGCAACTTCACATCGTCGAAAGCTCATCAAGAAACCTCCCACTTACGCCTACGCTCGCTCCTCCTCTGGCTTCGATGGTGGTGCCTTCGACGCCCAGTCCCTCGAGAGCAAACGCAGTTCCCAGAGTCTGAGAAGAGCCCCCAGCGCTCCCCCAGCCCGGTCAAACCCTGCGACCGTGTCCGACTGGCAAGACTCTGAtcgatctcatcctcaatTATCcgccaacagcaacaccCTAAGACCTGTCCCATCGCCCATCTCACCCCAGGGCGACTTTACCCCCGCTAATCACTGGGCGCCTGTCCCCCGTCATCCCGACCGTCTCTCCGATTCTCACCTCCGCCCTCTCAGTAAGACAGCCGTGCCTGACGACCTGATCGGCGCTCCTTTTGACGGCGCTGCTATTCTGAACCGCATCGAATCGATAAAGATTCCTAGTCCGAAGGCTGCTGCCCCTCGTCAATTCCCGCCCCAAATCGTCAAGGCGCCCACCGACTCTAGGCTCGCTAGCCCTGCCCTACGAACTTCGACCAGCTTCTCCGCGATGGACTCGTCTTTGAACGAGAAGAGTCTGGGCGGCCCAAGGGCTCCAACTGATGGGCCTTCGGTCAACCCCAAGAGATATTCCGACGATGGCAAGGACCTCAAGCCTGCTGTTCTGCGAAAGAAGTCAGGATTTTCCGGTTTCATGAACAGTTTGGTAGGATCGCCCAAGAAGCCCGTTATCTCTGCACCCGAGAATCCCGTCCACGTTACTCATGTTGGCTATGATAGTTCCACAGGCCAGTTCACA GGTCTGCCAAAAGAATGGCAGCGGCTTATCAACGAAAGCGGAATTCCTGAAAAGGAAAGGCGAGAAAACCCGCAAACTATGGTTGATATCTTGCAGTTCTACAAAGAGACCACGGAGAGGCCCCCAGAGGATCAGGTCCTTGAGAAATTTCATCATGCTGGTCAGTATGCCACCTCTCCGGCAACTGCAGCATCACCGGGCATGTACCCGTCAAACTATATGG GAAGTTTTGAGAATCCCCGAGCACCACCGCCTGTTCCCCGAGGCCAGGTTGGTAAGGACCTGATGCCCAGTCGCCCAGCCCCGAAACCGCCCGTCAGCATGAGCAATCGACATATGCCTCAAGGCGCATACTCGACCAAGGACTCAGGCATCGGTATGTCTCAGTCCGGCGACGAATCCTACGGCATATCAAAGGATGCTGGCCCTATGCTCCCCGAAGAGCACCGATCGAGATCCAATTCGCGCGTCACTGGACCTACATACGCCCCAACTGCACCGCAACCCAACCCACAGCTCGCCCAGGCGCAAGCCGCCgcttatcaacaacaacttatgcagcagcagcaagagcaagCCATGGCCCAGGCCCAAGCTGCCATGTCTGGCGGTATCGGCCGTGCTCCTAGTAAACGAACTCCTCATCCCCAGAACCCGAACATGCAGGCAGCTCCTGGATACGGCCGTGCCCCCGAGTCTAATGGTATGCACAACGCTCCTCGTCAGCAGACTCCTGGAGCAGCCGTGCCTGGGGCTAGGCCACGACACCGGGCTCGTCAGAGCGCAGGTCTTGATATTGTTGCTGCCCTTAAGCGCATCTGTAGCGAAGGCGACCCTCGAGACATATACCGAGGATTCAACAAGATCGGCCAGGGTGCATCTGGAGGTGTTTTCACTGGTCACGAGCGTGGCACGAACAGATTGGTGGCTATCAAGCAGATGAATCTCGAACAGCAACCTAAGAAGGACCTGATTATCAACGAGATTCTTGTCATGAAGGATAGTTCACATCccaacatcgtcaacttTATCGACAGTTATCTGTGTGGTGGCGAGCTGTGGGTCGTCATGGAGTTTATGGAGGGAGGCAGCCTTACGGATGTTGTCACCTTCAATATCATGTCCGAGGGGCAGATCGCTTCTGTGTGTCGCGAGACCCTTCTTGGTCTGCAACATCTGCATTCCAAGGGAGTCATTCACCGAGATATCAAGTCGGACAACATCTTGCTGTCCCTGGAgggcaagatcaagctga CCGATTTTGGATTCTGTGCGACCATCAACGAGGCCCAGAACAAGCGAACAACCATGGTGGGTACACCCTACTGGATGGCGCCCGAGGTCGTTACTAGGAAAGAGTACGGGCGCAAGGTTGACATTTGGTCTCTGGGTATCATGGCTATCGAAATGATAGAAGGCGAGCCACCATACCTGACGGAATCTCCCTTGCGTGCCCTTTGGTTGATTGCAACCAACGGAACTCCTCACATTAAGAATGAGCAGGATCTTTCTCCTGTGTTCAAGGACTTCCTATACTTTGCACTCAAGGTGGATCCGGAGAAGCGAGCCAGTGCTCATGATCTGCTGAGGGTAAGCCCCCAATGCTCCCCGGTTAAATGA
- a CDS encoding STE/STE20/PAKA protein kinase — MDGPGYTSASSASAHTATSHRRKLIKKPPTYAYARSSSGFDGGAFDAQSLESKRSSQSLRRAPSAPPARSNPATVSDWQDSDRSHPQLSANSNTLRPVPSPISPQGDFTPANHWAPVPRHPDRLSDSHLRPLSKTAVPDDLIGAPFDGAAILNRIESIKIPSPKAAAPRQFPPQIVKAPTDSRLASPALRTSTSFSAMDSSLNEKSLGGPRAPTDGPSVNPKRYSDDGKDLKPAVLRKKSGFSGFMNSLVGSPKKPVISAPENPVHVTHVGYDSSTGQFTGLPKEWQRLINESGIPEKERRENPQTMVDILQFYKETTERPPEDQVLEKFHHAGQYATSPATAASPGMYPSNYMGMSPNNISPTNPRFPTVNHEGSFENPRAPPPVPRGQVGKDLMPSRPAPKPPVSMSNRHMPQGAYSTKDSGIGMSQSGDESYGISKDAGPMLPEEHRSRSNSRVTGPTYAPTAPQPNPQLAQAQAAAYQQQLMQQQQEQAMAQAQAAMSGGIGRAPSKRTPHPQNPNMQAAPGYGRAPESNGMHNAPRQQTPGAAVPGARPRHRARQSAGLDIVAALKRICSEGDPRDIYRGFNKIGQGASGGVFTGHERGTNRLVAIKQMNLEQQPKKDLIINEILVMKDSSHPNIVNFIDSYLCGGELWVVMEFMEGGSLTDVVTFNIMSEGQIASVCRETLLGLQHLHSKGVIHRDIKSDNILLSLEGKIKLTDFGFCATINEAQNKRTTMVGTPYWMAPEVVTRKEYGRKVDIWSLGIMAIEMIEGEPPYLTESPLRALWLIATNGTPHIKNEQDLSPVFKDFLYFALKVDPEKRASAHDLLRHEFMKQCVDLGQLSPLVRAAREQRAQEKARKGQ; from the exons ATGGACGGCCCCGGATATACCTCTGCGTCGTCTGCGTCTGCTCATACCGCAACTTCACATCGTCGAAAGCTCATCAAGAAACCTCCCACTTACGCCTACGCTCGCTCCTCCTCTGGCTTCGATGGTGGTGCCTTCGACGCCCAGTCCCTCGAGAGCAAACGCAGTTCCCAGAGTCTGAGAAGAGCCCCCAGCGCTCCCCCAGCCCGGTCAAACCCTGCGACCGTGTCCGACTGGCAAGACTCTGAtcgatctcatcctcaatTATCcgccaacagcaacaccCTAAGACCTGTCCCATCGCCCATCTCACCCCAGGGCGACTTTACCCCCGCTAATCACTGGGCGCCTGTCCCCCGTCATCCCGACCGTCTCTCCGATTCTCACCTCCGCCCTCTCAGTAAGACAGCCGTGCCTGACGACCTGATCGGCGCTCCTTTTGACGGCGCTGCTATTCTGAACCGCATCGAATCGATAAAGATTCCTAGTCCGAAGGCTGCTGCCCCTCGTCAATTCCCGCCCCAAATCGTCAAGGCGCCCACCGACTCTAGGCTCGCTAGCCCTGCCCTACGAACTTCGACCAGCTTCTCCGCGATGGACTCGTCTTTGAACGAGAAGAGTCTGGGCGGCCCAAGGGCTCCAACTGATGGGCCTTCGGTCAACCCCAAGAGATATTCCGACGATGGCAAGGACCTCAAGCCTGCTGTTCTGCGAAAGAAGTCAGGATTTTCCGGTTTCATGAACAGTTTGGTAGGATCGCCCAAGAAGCCCGTTATCTCTGCACCCGAGAATCCCGTCCACGTTACTCATGTTGGCTATGATAGTTCCACAGGCCAGTTCACA GGTCTGCCAAAAGAATGGCAGCGGCTTATCAACGAAAGCGGAATTCCTGAAAAGGAAAGGCGAGAAAACCCGCAAACTATGGTTGATATCTTGCAGTTCTACAAAGAGACCACGGAGAGGCCCCCAGAGGATCAGGTCCTTGAGAAATTTCATCATGCTGGTCAGTATGCCACCTCTCCGGCAACTGCAGCATCACCGGGCATGTACCCGTCAAACTATATGGGTATGTCACCGAACAATATTTCACCTACGAACCCCAGGTTTCCAACTGTCAATCATGAAGGAAGTTTTGAGAATCCCCGAGCACCACCGCCTGTTCCCCGAGGCCAGGTTGGTAAGGACCTGATGCCCAGTCGCCCAGCCCCGAAACCGCCCGTCAGCATGAGCAATCGACATATGCCTCAAGGCGCATACTCGACCAAGGACTCAGGCATCGGTATGTCTCAGTCCGGCGACGAATCCTACGGCATATCAAAGGATGCTGGCCCTATGCTCCCCGAAGAGCACCGATCGAGATCCAATTCGCGCGTCACTGGACCTACATACGCCCCAACTGCACCGCAACCCAACCCACAGCTCGCCCAGGCGCAAGCCGCCgcttatcaacaacaacttatgcagcagcagcaagagcaagCCATGGCCCAGGCCCAAGCTGCCATGTCTGGCGGTATCGGCCGTGCTCCTAGTAAACGAACTCCTCATCCCCAGAACCCGAACATGCAGGCAGCTCCTGGATACGGCCGTGCCCCCGAGTCTAATGGTATGCACAACGCTCCTCGTCAGCAGACTCCTGGAGCAGCCGTGCCTGGGGCTAGGCCACGACACCGGGCTCGTCAGAGCGCAGGTCTTGATATTGTTGCTGCCCTTAAGCGCATCTGTAGCGAAGGCGACCCTCGAGACATATACCGAGGATTCAACAAGATCGGCCAGGGTGCATCTGGAGGTGTTTTCACTGGTCACGAGCGTGGCACGAACAGATTGGTGGCTATCAAGCAGATGAATCTCGAACAGCAACCTAAGAAGGACCTGATTATCAACGAGATTCTTGTCATGAAGGATAGTTCACATCccaacatcgtcaacttTATCGACAGTTATCTGTGTGGTGGCGAGCTGTGGGTCGTCATGGAGTTTATGGAGGGAGGCAGCCTTACGGATGTTGTCACCTTCAATATCATGTCCGAGGGGCAGATCGCTTCTGTGTGTCGCGAGACCCTTCTTGGTCTGCAACATCTGCATTCCAAGGGAGTCATTCACCGAGATATCAAGTCGGACAACATCTTGCTGTCCCTGGAgggcaagatcaagctga CCGATTTTGGATTCTGTGCGACCATCAACGAGGCCCAGAACAAGCGAACAACCATGGTGGGTACACCCTACTGGATGGCGCCCGAGGTCGTTACTAGGAAAGAGTACGGGCGCAAGGTTGACATTTGGTCTCTGGGTATCATGGCTATCGAAATGATAGAAGGCGAGCCACCATACCTGACGGAATCTCCCTTGCGTGCCCTTTGGTTGATTGCAACCAACGGAACTCCTCACATTAAGAATGAGCAGGATCTTTCTCCTGTGTTCAAGGACTTCCTATACTTTGCACTCAAGGTGGATCCGGAGAAGCGAGCCAGTGCTCATGATCTGCTGAGG CATGAATTCATGAAGCAGTGTGTTGATCTAGGTCAACTATCGCCATTGGTGCGAGCCGCTCGAGAACAGAGGGCGCAAGAAAAGGCTCGCAAGGGGCAGTAG